The nucleotide sequence ATATTTTGGCTGGAAATACGTTGAATGTAGAGGTAGTCATTTTAAATTAACTAAAAGTATGAGAAAACCTATAGTTGGTGTGGTTCATAAAGGTAAAGTTAAAAGAGCGTTTTTAATTGATTTTATAAACGCTTTAGATCTGGAGGAATGGTATGAAGAAAACGAAAATTAAAAACAAGGTAGAATATTATTTAAATC is from Caldisericia bacterium and encodes:
- a CDS encoding type II toxin-antitoxin system HicA family toxin, whose amino-acid sequence is MNKSRIKKIVERILRKPPEFMLSDILKVAEYFGWKYVECRGSHFKLTKSMRKPIVGVVHKGKVKRAFLIDFINALDLEEWYEENEN